Proteins encoded together in one candidate division WWE3 bacterium window:
- a CDS encoding PIN domain-containing protein, which produces MLKLFVDSSVFYAIRDPKDHDHKKAIAIAKRLSGVDSISFVSTEVISESISLVSRRLGRKESIKLLEELRSGEFTVINPDWELLAKSDDIFRMIRSKNVSYCDCVSFAVMNQQDIIWAFSFDAHFKKHGFKRLGIDGWPK; this is translated from the coding sequence GTGCTTAAACTATTTGTTGATTCCTCTGTTTTCTACGCTATAAGAGACCCTAAAGACCACGACCATAAGAAAGCTATCGCTATTGCGAAAAGGCTTTCCGGAGTAGACAGCATCTCGTTCGTATCTACAGAAGTTATTTCAGAAAGTATTAGTCTGGTTAGTCGTCGCTTGGGTAGAAAAGAGTCTATAAAGCTTTTAGAGGAGCTGCGCTCGGGAGAGTTTACCGTCATTAATCCAGATTGGGAGTTGCTTGCAAAATCCGACGACATTTTTAGAATGATAAGATCAAAAAACGTCTCTTACTGCGATTGTGTGAGTTTTGCTGTAATGAATCAGCAAGATATAATTTGGGCCTTTTCTTTCGATGCCCATTTTAAGAAGCATGGCTTTAAGCGCTTGGGTATCGACGGCTGGCCGAAGTAA